The DNA region GACCCTTCTTCAATGAACGGGCCATAGCCTACTTCCTCCTTTTTCCAGTGGGTCTGCGTCTTGTTATCAGACTGTCAGATGCTTTTTTCTTCCTTGTTCTTAAACCCTTTGAAAGCTGTCCCCATGGCGAGCATGGGTGCCTGCCGCCGCTCGATTTGCCTTCTCCACCACCCATTGGATGATCAACAGGATTCATAGCGACTCCTCTGACATGGGGTCTGCGACCCTTCCAGCGGCGGGCTCCTGCTTTCCCCGGTACAACCAGGAAATGTTCGGAATTACCAACAGTTCCGATGGTTGCCATACAGTTGACAGGGACCATTCGGGTTTCCCTTGAAGGCATTCTAAGAGTAGCATGTCTACCCTCTCGAGCCATCAGTTGAATGGAAACTCCTGCTGATCGCGCAAGCTGACCACCTTTACCGGGCTTGAGTTCAACATTGTGAATTGTTGAACCGAGTGGAATTCGGGAGAGTGGGAGATGATTCCCGTTCTCCGGTGGAGCATCCGGACCGGACGTAACAGTCTGTCCGACTACAAGCCCTTCCGGAGCGAGAATGTATCTCTTCTCTCCGTCTGAATAGACAACCAGCGCAATTCTCGCTGACCTGTTAGGATCATATTCCACTGACGCAATTCTTCCGGGAATACCGAACTTGTTTCTTTTGAAATCCATTATCCTGTATTGTTTCTTGTGGCCGCCGCCTCTGTGTCTTGCGGTGACTCTTCCCCGGTTGTTCCTCCCGGCTTTACTCTTAAGAGGTTCCATAAGGGTTTTCTCGCCATGATCAACGGTAATTTCATCAAATCCCGGGGAAACCTTGAATCTTGTTCCCGGAGTGTTCGGCTTCCATCTTTTCATGCTCATAGCTTACACCCCTTCAAAGAAGTCGATCGTATCGCCTTCAGCAAGGGTTACGATAGCCTTTTTCCATGAAGCTTTCCTGCCAACATTTCTTCCCAGTCGTTTCATCTTTCCCTGCATCTTCATAGTACGGATCTTCGTGACATGGACATCGAACAACTCCTCGATGGCTGCAGCGATCTGTCTTTTGGACGCCTGGGGAATCACTCGAAATGAGTACTGGTTGGAAATATCCCTGATAACGGTACTTTTCTCGGTTACGATCGGTCTTATGATCATCTGCCTTGCGTCCATTATATCAGCCTTTCTTTCAGCAGATCAACCGCTTCTTCAGAAAGGAGGACTATTTCTGAATTGACCAGGTCATGAATGGAGATACTTCGCGCAGGTCGGGTCGCAAGTTTCGGAATATTCCGGGAAGCCCTGAATAAGCCTTCATCATTGTCTCTAACCAGAATAACTGTACGTTTGTCTGAACATTCATGGTTATTAAGCATTTCTGCGATTTCACGGGTTTTCCCGCTTGACTCCAGATCCCTTACTATTCTGAGATTGCCTTCAGACAGTCTTTCACTCAGAATACCGGCAAGAGCCTTTTTTCTTACTTTCCGGTTTAATCTGATATTCCATTTTCTTGGTGACGGTCCGAATGTTACGCCGCCTCCGCGCCAGATAGGATTGGCTCTGGTGCCGGCTCGGGCATTCCCGGTGCCTTTCTGTCTCCATACTTTATGACCTGAAGACTTAACGTCACTCCTGCCAAGACAGGCAACCGTTCCCTGGCGGGAATTCAATGATTCCGCTCTGACAACTTCCCAGAGTATGTGAGTAGGAACATTCATTCCGAACAGCTCGTCAGGAAGATCAACCTTGTCGATTTCCTCGCCATTCATGTTATACACTCTTGCATCAGCCATAGTTATCTGTCACCTCCCGAACGTCTTTTCCGGATGAGCAGATAACTGTTCTTGGATCCGGGGACCGCGCCTTTGATAATAAGCAGGTTGCGCTCTTCATCAATCCGGACAACTTCCAGATTACGTACGGTTACTCTTGTACCGCCATCTCTCCCCGGCATCTTCTTGTTTTTCCAGACTCTTGACGGTGTGGCGCACTGCCCGATAGAACCCGGGACTCTCTGCGACTTGGTTCCATGTGTAGCATCTCCTGATGAGAATCCATGGCGCTTGACAACACCCTGAAAACCCTTTCCTTTTGTAATTCCTGTAACGTCTACTTTTTCTCCGGGAAGAAACATGGAAACTGTAAGGAAATCACCGGTTTTGACATCACCTTTCGGAACAGGAACTTCACGAAGTCTTGAAACAGGGGGAGCATCACTTTTACCAAGATGGCCAAGAAGAGGTTTGTTCAATCTTTTCTGCTTCTTCGATCTGTATCCAATCTGTAATGCCTCATAGC from Candidatus Aegiribacteria sp. includes:
- the rplB gene encoding 50S ribosomal protein L2, which produces MSMKRWKPNTPGTRFKVSPGFDEITVDHGEKTLMEPLKSKAGRNNRGRVTARHRGGGHKKQYRIMDFKRNKFGIPGRIASVEYDPNRSARIALVVYSDGEKRYILAPEGLVVGQTVTSGPDAPPENGNHLPLSRIPLGSTIHNVELKPGKGGQLARSAGVSIQLMAREGRHATLRMPSRETRMVPVNCMATIGTVGNSEHFLVVPGKAGARRWKGRRPHVRGVAMNPVDHPMGGGEGKSSGGRHPCSPWGQLSKGLRTRKKKASDSLITRRRPTGKRRK
- a CDS encoding 50S ribosomal protein L23; this translates as MDARQMIIRPIVTEKSTVIRDISNQYSFRVIPQASKRQIAAAIEELFDVHVTKIRTMKMQGKMKRLGRNVGRKASWKKAIVTLAEGDTIDFFEGV
- the rplD gene encoding 50S ribosomal protein L4 translates to MADARVYNMNGEEIDKVDLPDELFGMNVPTHILWEVVRAESLNSRQGTVACLGRSDVKSSGHKVWRQKGTGNARAGTRANPIWRGGGVTFGPSPRKWNIRLNRKVRKKALAGILSERLSEGNLRIVRDLESSGKTREIAEMLNNHECSDKRTVILVRDNDEGLFRASRNIPKLATRPARSISIHDLVNSEIVLLSEEAVDLLKERLI
- the rplC gene encoding 50S ribosomal protein L3; this translates as MSGIMARKIGMTRIFEDDGRAVPVTVLEAQPNPVTQVKTLETDGYEALQIGYRSKKQKRLNKPLLGHLGKSDAPPVSRLREVPVPKGDVKTGDFLTVSMFLPGEKVDVTGITKGKGFQGVVKRHGFSSGDATHGTKSQRVPGSIGQCATPSRVWKNKKMPGRDGGTRVTVRNLEVVRIDEERNLLIIKGAVPGSKNSYLLIRKRRSGGDR